From Paenibacillus sp. PL2-23:
AATAAAAAAAGGATATTTGGCGTCTCTAACGTCCGTGCGAACCATCTCTGACTCGCAGTCACTGCAGATAAAGCCTAATACGATTCGTATACCTTCTCCTTCAGCCTTATCATTGCCGCAAATCGTGCATTGGTGTAGGTGTTGGTGAGATCTGATGTTGTCCATGATCATCCCCGCTTTCCTTGCTTGTTAACATCTATTCCTACTATTATGCCACGTATTCTAGCGAAATATACTTGTTTCATAACCCATTTCAAATATTTATATATCATTATATGCAAGGAATAGGCGAATGGTGATCATACATTCAATTTCAGAATTCCCTTGCCGATATAAATAGTGGAACTATGCCCGGAAGAGGAAGGACGTCGTTTATGAAGCAGAAATTATCCGATCAGAGGAATGCGACGATCTATCAATACAAATTGGTCCAGAAGGTCGTCGTCAAGTCCGAGCTTATCATGAGCCATCTTATTATTGCCGCTATCTTTTTGGGATTTCAAATGCTTATCTACGGGATGGACGGCTTATTCGCCTGGCTGATCGGATTTGCCGCTGTACAGCTGCTCCATCTCGTTATTATTGTCATAACCTTTATTTCTGTAACTGAAGCAGCGGAACGTCAATGGGTATGGCGCGTCAATCCTCCATGGATCGGCTTTAAGCCTGCCAACGACATCTCCCTGGCGGTCTTCCGCCGCGTGCATCGCCATTTATTTTGGCTCGGATTGTGTATCATTGCGGTATTTTATCCCTGGCTCGGGCCATCTTTAATGATTAGCTTAATCAGCTGGCATATATGGGTGCTCATGCCTCGTCTTATGCTTTCCATCGCATTCCGCAAGCAGCGCAAAGACGGCATCCTCCGTCTGCAAACCAAAGAAGCATATTTCTATCATCGCTAGTGTTCGAGAACCTCCAGTAGACCGCTGGTTTACCACGGGTTACCCTCCCAGCGGTGGTCGTATGAGAATCATGCTGTCCATACGGTGTAGCGTGCGACTGACCGCCCGCTAGTGGCACCCCTGCGGTGTAGCATGCGAATAATGCTGCGAAAGTGCATCAATTTCTTATATTAGCTTGCTCAAATGAGGAAATGCTGCGATTATACATCATTTCAAGCACAGTTCCACCTTACATGACCACACATCGGCTATAATCCTGCACATTCGCATCAATTTGACCCTACACTAACTTTCCGAGCATTAATTACTGCAGGATTTGCAGGATTTACTCCTCCTGTACCTTCTACTGTACATAGCGGCGGGTAACCTTTGCAGCCTGCGAATAATGCTGCGAAAGTGCATCAATTTCTTATATTAGCTTGCTCAAACGAGGAATTGCTGCGATTATACATCATTTTAAGCACCGTCCCACCTTACACGTCCACACATCGCCTATAATCCTGCACATTCGCATCAATTTGACTCTACACTAACTTTCCGAGCATTAATTACTGCAGATTCGCAGGATTTAATCCTCCTGTACCTTCTACTGTACATAGCGGCGGGCAACCTTTGCAGACTGCGAATAATGCTGCAAAAGTACATCAACTTCTTATATTTGTTTGCTCAAACGAGGAATTGCTGCGATTATACATCATTTCAAGCACCGTCCCACCTTACACGTCCACACATCGCCTATAATCCTGCACATTCGCATCAATTTGACTCTACACTAACTTTCCGAGCATTAATTACTGCAGATTCGCAGGATTTACTCGTCATCCGCCTTCTACTGTATATAGCGCGCAACATTCATCATCAGGTTACTTAGGTTCGTCCACAACAACAAACCTGCCACAGTAATCTGTGACAGGTCATTCGTGCTTGACAAAGTCCAATCCTCACTGGGCTTGGGCTACTCGTGCTTGGCAAAGTCCATTCCGCACTGGGTTTGAGTTTGCTCCGGAGCGATTGCATCCCCAGTCGGCGTCTGAACCTACCTCTAAATGCCGGGTCATGCCTCGTCGAGTTACTTCGATGAAAGGTTCGGACACTCTCCCAGTAGGGAGAGGAACGTCTCCACGCACAAAAAGACCTACCGTAAATGAATACGGTAGGTCTTCTGTGCTTGGCGACGTCCTACTCTCCCAGGACCCTGCGGTCCAAGTACCATCGGCGCTGAAGGGCTTAACGGTCGTGTTCGGTATGGGAACGCGTGGTTCCCCTTCGCCGTCATCACCAAACGTCAATGTTTGCACATTGAAAACTGGATACGAAAGTTTGCTGAACTTTAGCTGTCATAAGCATATGCTTACGATGTGTGTTTCCTCTCGGAAACACTTTAGGATAAGCCCTCGACCGATTAGTATTCGTCAGCTGCACACGTTGCCGTGCTTCCACCCCGAACCTATCAACCTCGTCGTCTTCAAGGGGTCTTACTAAATTGGGAAATCTCATCTTGAGGGGGGCTTCACGCTTAGATGCTTTCAGCGCTTATCCCGTCCGTACTTGGCTACCCAGCGGTGCTCCTGGCGGAACAACTGGTACACCAGCGGTACGTCCATCCCGGTCCTCTCGTACTAAGGACAGCTCCTCTCAAATTTCCTGCGCCCGCGACAGATAGGGACCGAACTGTCTCACGACGTTCTGAACCCAGCTCGCGTACCGCTTTAATGGGCGAACAGCCCAACCCTTGGGACCTACTTCAGCCCCAGGATGCGATGAGCCGACATCGAGGTGCCAAACCTCCCCGTCGATGTGGACTCTTGGGGGAGATAAGCCTGTTATCCCCAGGGTAGCTTTTATCCGTTGAGCGATGGCCCTTCCATGCGGTACCACCGGATCACTAAGCCCGACTTTCGTCCCTGCTCGACTTGTAGGTCTCGCAGTCAAGCTCCCTTATGCCTTTGCACTCTTCGAATGATTTCCAACCATTCTGAGGGAACCTTTGGGCGCCTCCGTTACATTTTAGGAGGCGACCGCCCCAGTCAAACTGCCCGCCTGACACGGTCCCTGTACCGGATTCACGGTACCAGGTTAGAACTCCGATACGATCAGGGTGGTATCCCAAGGACGCCTCCACCGAAGCTGGCGCTCCGGCTTCATAGGCTCCCACCTATCCTGTACAGATCGTACCAAAGTCCAATATCAAGCTGCAGTAAAGCTCCATGGGGTCTTTCCGTCTTGTCGCGGGTAACCTGCATCTTCACAGGTATTAAAATTTCACCGGATCTCTCGTTGAGACAGCGCCCAAGTCGTTACGCCATTCGTGCGGGTCAGAATTTACCTGACAAGGAATTTCGCTACCTTAGGACCGTTATAGTTACGGCCGCCGTTTACTGGGGCTTCGGTTCACAGCTTCGGGTTACCCCTAACCGCTCCCCTTAACCTTCCAGCACCGGGCAGGCGTCAGCCCGTATACTTCGCCTTACGGCTTCGCACAGACCTGTGTTTTTGCTAAACAGTCGCTTGGGCCTTTTCACTGCGGCCCCCTCGGGCTATTCACCCTACCGAGGCACCCCTTCTCCCGAAGTTACGGGGTCATTTTGCCGAGTTCCTTAACGAGAGTTCTTCCGCGCGCCTTAGCATGCTCTGCTCGCCTACCTGTGTCGGTTTGCGGTACGGGCACCTTGATCTCACTAGAGGCTTTTCTTGACAGCCGGAGTACATGACCTTCGCTACTGCAATTTTCGCTCCCCATCACAGCCCAGCCTAATAGTTGGCGGATTTGCCTACCAACTAGCCTCACTGCTTGGACGGACTATTCCATCAGTCCGCGTCACTGCCCTTCTGTGTCACCCCATCGCTCAAACGATTTTCGGTGGTACAGGAATATCAACCTGTTGTCCTTCCACTACGCCTTTCGGCCTCGCGTTAGGTCCCGACTTACCCTGAGTGGACGAGCCTTCCTCAGGAACCCTTAGGCTTTCGGCGGACAAGATTCTCACTTGTCTTTTCGTTACTCATACCGGCATTCTCACTCGTGTACTGTCCACCAGTCCTTGCGGTCTGACTTCAACCTATACACGACGCTCCCCTACCCAAGTACCCTAAGGTACATGCCATAGCTTCGGTGGTGTGTTTAGCCCCGTTACATTTTCGGCGCAGAGTCACTCGACCAGTGAGCTATTACGCACTCTTTAAATGGTGGCTGCTTCTAAGCCAACATCCTGGTTGTCTGTGCAACTCCACATCCTTTCCCACTTAACACACACTTGGGGACCTTAGCTGATGATCTGGGCTGTTTCCCTCTTGACAATGGATCTTAGCACTCACTGTCTGACTCCCGGTAAGCATGTCTATGGCATTCGGAGTTTGACTAGACTTGGTAACCCTTGGCGGGCCCCGCACCCAATCAGTGCTCTACCTCCACGACACTCATAACCGAGGCTAGCCCTAAAGCTATTTCGGGGAGAACCAGCTATCTCCGAGTTCGATTGGAATTTCTCCGCTACCCCCACCTCATCCCCGAATTTTTCAACATTCGTGGGTTCGGGCCTCCAGTGCGTGTTACCGCACCTTCACCCTGGACAGGGGTAGATCACACGGTTTCGGGTCTACGACCACGTACTATGGCGCCCTATTCAGACTCGCTTTCGCTGCGGCTCCGGCTTTCCACCTTAACCTTGCACGTGATCGTAACTCGCCGGTTCATTCTACAAAAGGCACGCCATCACCCATTAATCGGGCTCTGACTTCTTGTAAGCGCACGGTTTCAGGTTCTTTTTCACTCCGCTCCCGCGGTGCTTTTCACCTTTCCCTCACGGTACTGCTTCACTATCGGTCACCAGGGAGTATTTAGCCTTGGCAGATGGTCCTGCCGGATTCCGACGGGGTTTCACGTGTCCCGCCGTACTCAGGATCCGTCTCGGAGGGTGCTGGCTTTTGGTTACAGGGCTTTTACCTCTTTTAGCGGGCCTTTCCAGACCTCTTCGCCTAACCAACACCTTTGTAACTCCATGTGAGACGTCCTACAACCCCAAGGAGCAAGCTCCTTGGTTTGGGCTAATCCGCGTTCGCTCGCCGCTACTGACGGAATCACTTTTGTTTTCTCTTCCTCGGGGTACTTAGATGTTTCAGTTCCCCCGGTATGCCTCTACCTGACCTATGTATTCAGTCAAGAGTAACTGGGCATTACCCCAGCTGGGTTTCCCCATTCGGAAATCCCCGGATCAAAGCCTGCTTACGGCTCCCCGAGGCGGTATCGTTGTTCGCCACGTCCTTCTTCGGCTCCTGGTGCCTAGGCATCCTCCGTGCGCTCTTATTAGCTTAACCTGCGTTTTTCGATGGGCAGCTTCCTGAATTGCTTCAGAAAAGACGCACCGATCTAAAACGGTTATTACTTCAGCTAAAGGATGTTTCAGCAGAAGATTTGCATCTTCTTGTTACTTTCGTTATCCAGTTTTCAAGGTGCAAATGGAGCCAAGCGGGATCGAACCGCTGACCTCCTGCTTGCAAGGCAGGCGCTCTCCCAGCTGAGCTATGGCCCCGTAATGGGATCAACACTCTCGTGTCGATAATGGTGGGCCTTAGTGGACTCGAACCACCGACCTCACCCTTATCAGGGGTGCGCTCTAACCAGCTGAGCTAAAGGCCCTCGGGTATTCTATTCGCTAAATAATAGCTCCAGAAAGATCAATTGATCCTTCAAAACTGACAACGAGCGAGCAACTTCCTGCCTGAGAGTTGCTTGTGGAAGCTATGCTTCCTATCCGATCTTCATCGAGATCGGGTATATCCTTAGAAAGGAGGTGATCCAGCCGCACCTTCCGATACGGCTACCTTGTTACGACTTCACCCCAATCATCTACCCCACCTTCGGCGGCTGGCTCCCTTGCGGGTTACCCCACCGACTTCGGGTGTTGTAAACTCTCGTGGTGTGACGGGCGGTGTGTACAAGACCCGGGAACGTATTCACCGCGGCATGCTGATCCGCGATTACTAGCAATTCCGACTTCATGCAGGCGAGTTGCAGCCTGCAATCCGAACTGAGACCAGCTTTGATAGGATTGGCTCCACCTCGCGGTTTCGCTTCCCGTTGTACTGGCCATTGTAGTACGTGTGTAGCCCAGGTCATAAGGGGCATGATGATTTGACGTCATCCCCACCTTCCTCCGGTTTGTCACCGGCAGTCACTTTAGAGTGCCCATCCGAAATGCTGGCAACTAAAATTAGGGGTTGCGCTCGTTGCGGGACTTAACCCAACATCTCACGACACGAGCTGACGACAACCATGCACCACCTGTCTCCTCTGCCCCGAAGGGAAGGACTATCTCTAATCCGGTCAGAGGGATGTCAAGACCTGGTAAGGTTCTTCGCGTTGCTTCGAATTAAACCACATACTCCACTGCTTGTGCGGGTCCCCGTCAATTCCTTTGAGTTTCAGTCTTGCGACCGTACTC
This genomic window contains:
- a CDS encoding sigma factor G inhibitor Gin produces the protein MDNIRSHQHLHQCTICGNDKAEGEGIRIVLGFICSDCESEMVRTDVRDAKYPFFIHQMKQLFVEKNA
- a CDS encoding transposase translates to MKQKLSDQRNATIYQYKLVQKVVVKSELIMSHLIIAAIFLGFQMLIYGMDGLFAWLIGFAAVQLLHLVIIVITFISVTEAAERQWVWRVNPPWIGFKPANDISLAVFRRVHRHLFWLGLCIIAVFYPWLGPSLMISLISWHIWVLMPRLMLSIAFRKQRKDGILRLQTKEAYFYHR